CTGATGACGAAATGAAGAAACAGATGCAACTTATGATTGATTTACAATAtgagcagcagcagtacgCTTTGAACTCTCCGCCCAGCAATTCCCAGCCACCAATGCGCCCAAAAGGCAGAAGTGGCAGTAGCAGTCCAAAGACTTCGAACGAATCCTCAACGGGTCCTTCGACCGGACCCGGGTTGTTGGCACCCATCTTGCCAACCATGTCAACAATCTCGGATACGAGTTACCACAATCTTTACAGTTTTGCGGACGATTCGGATGTGGAAGTAGGACAAGGGACTCTGTCCACATCTAATTTGATAACGAATCAAGTCGAGGAGGACTCGAAGCCTTCCACTCCATCTTCGCCTTCCAAGGCCCTATCTACATCTATGCAATTCTTACATCTCACTTCGTACGGTGCAGTCGATAACGGTAAGTCTGACGCAGCTGCGCAGACGGACCTTCCAGCCGCAGCTTCGTCGACTTTGCAAGGTCCGGCTTCTTCACCAAAACTCAGAGGAAGTTCTACCTCCGCTGCACTCGCCACTATGCAACCTTCTGTCGAGCACGAATTTCATTACGGTAATCCTGACTACCATGATCCCTACCGTGATCCATTGGCAGGCGACGCAAACGAAGATGATTGTCGCGAAGATAGACCCCGACGGTCGAGGCAATCGCATGCTGGTGCCGTTTACTCTTGCCTCTTGGATCCGTTGTGCCATTGCGTGATGTGTTTTTTGCAGGCCGAGACTTTACACCGCTCCTTTTGCGTCGCAGCGATTGACGGAATGCTGACAGGTAGCGGTATTCTTGGGGCCCTGGCTGGTTTGAACATCCTCCACAATAACAGCGACCCACGTGCTCGCGCCTGGGCTGTGGCCTTAACCGCTGCCGCGTGCTTGGCTGAATCATCCTGTATGGCATTGGGACATGTATGGTCAGCTCATGTTGTCGCTGTAGCACAGTCCAAAGAACGCGTCGCGGCGCGAAAGTCTCTGCAGTCTCGCAAAGCCTACGCAAAAGGTCAATTTGTCGATATCCTGTTGCAACGTGGAATGTTGAAAATTGATGCCATGAGTATGGCAGACACCTTGGAGGGATACCCCGATCTCTTCGTCGCGGCTTTGACGGGAGAATCGTGGACAACACCCTTGCCAGAAGAGAATAGTCTCCGTGAAGGTGGCCACGCGAACGGTTCGGCCAACGCAGTACATTTTTCACTCCGGAACATTGCTTCGTACGGTCGCTTGACAGAGTACGACATGGATCCAGAGGCCTTGGCTGTGCATCAAGCTATGAGAGAAGCTCAAGGAGAATCCATATTCATGCTGTTGGGATTTACCTTGTTTGCGGTGGTACCTAGTTTGCTCTTTTGGAGTATGCCCCTACACGATTCCGCTCTGTCGATGACGACTTCCAATTCCAGAGTGCACACCTCGTCCAGTCGTACGGGTCCAGAAGCGAGTACCAGTCCAGTGACGGTCGTAGTAATGTTGACGTGCTGCGTCATGTGGTGCCTCGGAATATGGAAATCGCGCTTTGTAGACAGCAACTGGGTTGTTTTTGGCATTGAAGCCGTTGTCGTGCTACTTATTTGTGTAACAATCAGTTTTGGGGTCGGGTACATACTCCTGAATGGCGTGCTTTCTACGACCTTGGTCTTGCAAGACACCGTCGGATACAGCGGAGATCTGTGACTGCCATCGATGCTGGGATTAATACAAACACCGGCATCAAACTACAGCTATGGATACTACATGGTTACTAGACTTGCGCTGTGATCTAAACTGGAAATATTGCTGCAAGGCCATCCCTCATTAAAAAAACGAAATACAGACGAGAGGAATTGAAGGCAGCAAATTATTCTTTCGGATGCTTCTAGTTTACTGCTGCTCGCGCCGGCCTCGTTGGCTGGCAAGCGTTTCGTCTGTTCTACACCAACCGCTCAAACTGAACTCCATCCAGAATACCACCGCGTAAAGTCCGGGAAACGAGTCGCTCAAATTGTCGGACGTCTTTGCGAAAGAGTTCCGCAGCTTCGTGGTTGAGTGGATCATCCGGGTTGGGTTCGTAAAAAAGGTAAATCAATCCGTACACGACACCGTTAATGTCCAACACGGGCTTCCAGTCTTCGCGCAGAATATTGAGACAAACTTTTCCCTGCAAATCAATGTTGGGATGGTATATTTTGGTTTGACATTCGACTTTGGGTGGAGAATGTGGATAGTGAGGAGGAATAGTGAAGGTAAAGTGGTAGGTCGCCCCTTTCCAGTAGCCCGAGTCTGGAGAAATAGCGACATGAAAGGATGTCAAGTCGTTGGCATTCGGAAAGTCAATAGTGGCTACATTTCCACCATCCAGCTCGGCGATGTCTATAAACGCGAGCATTGCGTGGGGTCAGAACATTGTCATTTCATATCAATCCCCAAAAGATCCACAGTTGAATGAACACGACCTGGTCCTGTTGCTCTCTCGTACCTTTTTGAATCCGAATTTCACCCGGCGATCGTTTCTTGGTGGCTTTGCATTCACCATTCTTCGTCTGCTTCTTTCCACCGACGCCGAGTAGGGAcaccttgttgttgtcgggGCTGTGGGTACCGACGCCAGAATCGACAATTGGTGTGTCGGCGTCCGCGTCCTTGGCCGCCGCTTCTGCGGccgccttggcttcttcgCGCTTTTTCTTTAGAGCGAGCATGAGCAGCTCTATGCAGTAAAAATGAGTCGGGAAGAATGGACGTTGAGTTCGGAGAGGACTGTATGCGATACTTCCACCAAACACACTCGTGCGGTGAAATGGGGACGAAGGTGATGGAGAAGCGACCGGGGTCAAAGTGTCGAgacccccccccccccccccccccccccccgcGATATAGGTAAGTCAGTCTGGGACATTTGTTAGCTAGGTTCAGGGGTGCCAGAAATTTCAATTTTgatcggaaaagaaagcCAATCCCGCCATTccgtttgactgtgagttccgCATATTTGATTGATCGATCGTGATGATTTCGGGTTTCTGGGTGATTATCGCGGATCCGCAAAGAACAATCATTCACAAACCGCTCGAAAAATTCTAAGAGTCAAGAGCACCATTCATATTTTCAAGATCCCATCGGTATTATTTTCGCTACGCAACAGCACATAGTATGGCAAGTTTGGTACAAATCCGTGATGATTCGTTCTTTCTAAACGAGTATCCCAAAGTGAACGAAGCGTTAAAATCGTTTACGAGTTGGATCATGGCAAAACAACAAGTACAAGAAACAACAGTTGGCCACGGTCACCAGACCCTTGCGCCGACGCAGATACTGGCACTGACTCGCATTCTCAGTAAAGCTATCAACCAGCACGTGTATCCCATACAAGGTGATCTTTCCGGTCAATGCGATAGTGCGGCGACGCTGGCGCGTGTATGGAACGAAATTCAAACGCGACGGGAAAAACCCACCAAATGGCTCGGCCGAACCTCGTTGCAAATGGCatggaaagatttggatcTCAAACAAGCCTATGTGAAATCCTTCCAGACGGAGGAGGAGCACGAGTTTGTTCAGTACTTTCTGGGCGAATTTGAGCGGTTACTCTACGTTGAGAGTAGTAGCGACGCCAAATTGGTGTGGAATGCTGATGGCGGTGTAGGTGAGTTAACGAGACGAGCCCAGGAACGCCAGGAACGAGCCAAAGAAGCAACAGAGCACACTTGggcaaaaaagaagaattcCTTGGAGCGAAATGAAATTTCTGATTTACCGATGTATCGAGAGCGAGCATTCATTGAAGAGATCGAGGATTGAGGCAGCGTTAAAATTGCGACTTCAGGAGAGTGATTCGATCAAAGATTCCCGGTGGACTGTTGCAAGATGTGCTGCGTTCAATACCCTTATAAAAGTAAGGAAGATACAGACGATTAAGTTTTTTATATTGACAGGTATTGTAGTATATCACAACACTTGTATCAGCGGATTGAGTTCCTGACTGTCCCAAGAGGAAATCCTGATAGCAATGAACAGGAGAATGTGCACCATCGAGGCCATTGGGAGGAGTCCTGAATATTCATTGTCAAGGAATCATGTCTTTACATTAGTGTAAGTGCACAATTAAAAGGTAGTCGACCCACGAGTTGACAGCTTCGTTTGTTTATGAAGTGTCACAGGATATACCGTTTTTCTTATGACGGAGTTTGGAATCTATATCATTCTTCCTTTATTTTTTTGACTTCAAGTCTGTTTGCAAACAAATTATCAGATTGGTCTCTCTGAGCGGATCACTTTTCCGGAAGTCAAGATTCTCTCGAGATTCGCGACGCTACGACCTCGTACACTTTGAAGTGTGTAGTTTCGTATAGAGGCTGCACTACTTTCTAAAGGGTCAAGTTTTATCATACGCCACATCCACTTCCTTCGGTCTTTTACAATCATCATGAGCCATTCTGAAACGACGCCGCTTATGCCCTCCAACGCGAGCGGTAGTGATTCGAACAAGTACTACTTCCTTGGAAAGAATAGCACGGATTACCAGGGCGGCACCAGTTCAGCTGTTCGCGATGGTGATGGCGAGCAGGTCGTCGAAGGATTGCCTCCAGGCAGTACTGAAGACGAGTTTGCCCCTCGCCGGCTCAATACGGTGAGTCCCGGATTCCTAGGACTGCAGTACAGGTTTAACATTACGAAAATTTGAGGGAATCTTGGATTACATTTCTCATGGAGAAGTACAATCTGAAATTGCACTTTCTTCTGTTTCCTTACCTCTTGTCGTGTTCTCACCTTTACAGAGAACTCCCAGCCATCGATCGCAAGGCAGTCGTCGA
This portion of the Phaeodactylum tricornutum CCAP 1055/1 chromosome 19, whole genome shotgun sequence genome encodes:
- a CDS encoding predicted protein; the encoded protein is MSTPLSIGTPPRHQQQRKPKTDDEMKKQMQLMIDLQYEQQQYALNSPPSNSQPPMRPKGRSGSSSPKTSNESSTGPSTGPGLLAPILPTMSTISDTSYHNLYSFADDSDVEVGQGTLSTSNLITNQVEEDSKPSTPSSPSKALSTSMQFLHLTSYGAVDNAAASSTLQGPASSPKLRGSSTSAALATMQPSVEHEFHYGNPDYHDPYRSGILGALAGLNILHNNSDPRARAWAVALTAAACLAESSCMALGHVWSAHVVAVAQSKERVAARKSLQSRKAYAKGQFVDILLQRGMLKIDAMSMADTLEGYPDLFVAALTGESWTTPLPEENSLREGGHANGSANAVHFSLRNIASYGRLTEYDMDPEALAVHQAMREAQGESIFMLLGFTLFAVVPSLLFWSMPLHDSALSMTTSNSRVHTSSSRTGPEASTSPVTVVVMLTCCVMWCLGIWKSRFVDSNWVVFGIEAVVVLLICVTISFGVGYILLNGVLSTTLVLQDTVGYSGDL
- a CDS encoding predicted protein; amino-acid sequence: MLALKKKREEAKAAAEAAAKDADADTPIVDSGVGTHSPDNNKVSLLGVGGKKQTKNGECKATKKRSPGEIRIQKDIAELDGGNVATIDFPNANDLTSFHVAISPDSGYWKGATYHFTFTIPPHYPHSPPKVECQTKIYHPNIDLQGKVCLNILREDWKPVLDINGVVYGLIYLFYEPNPDDPLNHEAAELFRKDVRQFERLVSRTLRGGILDGVQFERLV